The following are from one region of the Gloeomargarita lithophora Alchichica-D10 genome:
- the rplN gene encoding 50S ribosomal protein L14, producing MIQPQTYLNVADNSGARRIMCIRVLGSTVGSKGLTKGGGSKVTAGIGDVIVAVVKDAAPNMPVKKSEVVRAVVVRTRKNLRRDSGMSIRFDDNAAVIINKDGNPRGTRVFGPVARELRDRNFTKIVSLAPEVL from the coding sequence ATGATCCAACCCCAGACCTACTTGAATGTGGCCGACAACAGCGGTGCCCGCCGGATCATGTGTATCCGGGTGCTGGGTTCCACCGTGGGCAGTAAGGGCTTAACCAAGGGTGGCGGGAGCAAAGTCACGGCGGGAATCGGCGATGTGATCGTGGCCGTGGTTAAAGATGCCGCCCCCAATATGCCCGTGAAAAAATCCGAAGTTGTCCGGGCGGTGGTGGTCCGCACCCGCAAAAACCTGCGCCGGGACAGTGGCATGAGCATTCGCTTTGACGACAACGCCGCCGTAATCATCAACAAAGACGGTAACCCCAGGGGGACGCGGGTCTTTGGTCCCGTGGCGCGGGAACTGCGGGATCGCAACTTTACCAAAATTGTGTCTCTGGCACCGGAGGTCTTGTAA
- the rpmC gene encoding 50S ribosomal protein L29, translated as MAFPKMSEIQELDDTRLSEAILALKKELFQLRFRQATRQPVKAHEFRHARHKLAQLLTLEHQRRQNHGG; from the coding sequence ATGGCGTTCCCCAAGATGTCTGAAATCCAGGAATTGGACGACACCCGTTTGAGCGAGGCCATCCTGGCACTCAAAAAGGAGTTGTTCCAACTGCGGTTTCGCCAAGCCACCCGCCAGCCGGTGAAAGCCCACGAATTTCGCCATGCCCGGCACAAGTTGGCGCAATTGTTGACCCTGGAACACCAACGGAGGCAGAATCATGGCGGTTAA
- a CDS encoding 50S ribosomal protein L23, whose amino-acid sequence MGRLTTLKPRHNDPRRLVDCIIRPLVTEKATRLLEQNQYTFAVRPQATKPEIKAAIELLFDVKVVAVNTLHPAERSKRVGRFAGQKPHYKKAMVTLAEGSQIVLFPDV is encoded by the coding sequence ATGGGCCGGTTGACAACGCTTAAACCCCGCCACAACGACCCCCGCCGCCTGGTGGACTGCATTATCCGCCCCCTGGTGACGGAGAAGGCGACCCGGTTGTTGGAACAAAATCAATACACTTTTGCGGTGCGTCCCCAGGCCACCAAGCCGGAGATCAAGGCGGCCATTGAACTGCTATTTGACGTGAAAGTGGTGGCGGTGAATACCCTGCACCCGGCGGAGCGCAGTAAACGGGTGGGGCGGTTTGCGGGACAAAAACCCCACTACAAAAAAGCGATGGTCACCCTGGCCGAGGGAAGCCAGATTGTCCTGTTCCCGGATGTGTAG
- the rpsQ gene encoding 30S ribosomal protein S17 produces the protein MAVKQLVGLVVSNKMEKTVVVAVENRVAHARYGKIVVRTKKYKVHDEENRCLEGDRVRIEQTRPLSRTKRWQVIDIISTKAGGTP, from the coding sequence ATGGCGGTTAAACAACTGGTGGGGCTGGTGGTCAGCAACAAGATGGAAAAAACCGTGGTGGTGGCGGTGGAAAACCGGGTAGCCCATGCCCGTTACGGCAAAATCGTGGTGCGTACCAAAAAATATAAAGTCCACGATGAAGAAAACCGTTGTCTAGAGGGCGACCGGGTGCGGATCGAACAAACCCGCCCCCTAAGCCGAACCAAGCGGTGGCAAGTGATTGACATTATCAGTACCAAAGCCGGAGGCACCCCATGA
- the atzF gene encoding allophanate hydrolase translates to MPLSLDLQSLRHAYAEGDLTPVQVIGLVYERIERYADPAVWIYLAPQAESLAQAQAVMEKGAAEQPLYGIPLAIKDNLDWAGVPTTAGCPAFAYVPEVSATVVAKLIAAGAIPIGKTNLDQFATGLVGTRSPYGVCRNPFDPDYIPGGSSSGSAVAVSAGLVSFSLGTDTAGSGRVPAAFNQIVGLKPTRGYLSTQGLVPAVRSLDCVAIFALTCADAQAVLDVAAGFDPLDPFSQTPHWQDLPPRVRVGVPPLAQLDFAGNGVAAHNYDRALQRLADLGCTLVTMDLEPFLAVGALLYEGAWLAARTAAVGDFLRQPQAGVDPVVRQIILAGQGISGVKVFQDMHHLASLKRQTEAQWEQMDLLALPTTGTIYRVAEVMANPVALNRNLGRYTNFVNLLDLCALAVPSGLQPNGLPTGMTLMAPAGRDRGLCAWGHRYQESLGGTLGATGIAYGGIHP, encoded by the coding sequence ATGCCCCTGAGTCTGGATCTGCAATCCCTGCGCCATGCCTACGCCGAGGGTGACCTGACCCCGGTACAAGTAATTGGGCTGGTTTACGAGCGGATTGAACGCTATGCCGACCCGGCGGTGTGGATTTATTTAGCTCCCCAGGCGGAGAGTCTAGCGCAAGCGCAGGCGGTGATGGAAAAGGGTGCCGCCGAGCAACCCCTGTATGGCATTCCCTTGGCGATTAAAGACAATCTGGATTGGGCGGGGGTGCCGACCACGGCGGGTTGTCCGGCCTTTGCCTATGTGCCGGAGGTTTCGGCCACGGTAGTAGCCAAGTTGATAGCGGCGGGGGCGATCCCGATTGGCAAAACCAATCTGGACCAGTTTGCCACCGGGTTGGTGGGCACCCGTTCCCCCTACGGTGTTTGCCGCAATCCTTTTGATCCCGATTACATTCCGGGGGGGTCAAGTTCCGGGTCGGCGGTGGCGGTGTCTGCGGGGCTGGTGAGTTTTAGTTTGGGAACGGATACGGCGGGTTCGGGGCGGGTACCGGCGGCGTTTAACCAGATTGTGGGTTTGAAACCGACCCGGGGCTATCTAAGTACCCAGGGGCTGGTGCCAGCGGTGCGGAGTTTGGACTGTGTGGCGATTTTTGCCCTCACCTGCGCCGATGCCCAAGCGGTTCTGGATGTGGCCGCCGGGTTTGACCCCCTTGACCCCTTTTCCCAAACGCCCCACTGGCAGGATTTACCCCCAAGGGTGCGGGTGGGGGTGCCGCCATTAGCACAGTTGGATTTTGCGGGCAATGGCGTCGCAGCGCACAACTATGACCGGGCGTTACAACGGTTGGCCGATCTGGGCTGTACCTTGGTAACCATGGATTTGGAACCGTTTTTAGCGGTGGGAGCCTTGCTCTACGAGGGAGCTTGGTTAGCGGCACGGACGGCGGCGGTGGGGGATTTTCTCCGCCAGCCCCAGGCGGGGGTTGACCCGGTGGTACGGCAAATTATCCTGGCGGGGCAGGGGATTTCTGGGGTAAAAGTCTTTCAGGATATGCACCATTTGGCATCGCTAAAACGACAGACGGAAGCCCAATGGGAACAGATGGATCTGCTGGCCTTACCGACAACGGGGACGATTTACCGGGTGGCGGAGGTGATGGCGAATCCCGTGGCACTGAATCGCAATTTGGGGCGATATACTAACTTTGTAAATTTGTTAGACCTGTGTGCCCTGGCGGTGCCCAGCGGCTTGCAACCCAACGGTTTACCCACGGGCATGACCCTGATGGCACCGGCGGGGCGGGATAGGGGGCTGTGTGCGTGGGGGCATCGCTACCAAGAATCTCTGGGGGGGACATTGGGTGCCACCGGGATTGCCTATGGGGGGATTCACCCATGA
- the rplC gene encoding 50S ribosomal protein L3 — protein sequence QAITVDLFQPGQRIDVAGTSIGRGFAGFQRRHNFGRGPMGHGSKNHRQPGSIGAGTTPGRVYPGKRMAGQMGNHRVTIKDLSIFRIDPERNLILIRGSVPGKPGALVSVTPAKFVGAQG from the coding sequence CCAAGCGATTACCGTGGATTTGTTCCAACCCGGACAACGGATTGACGTGGCGGGCACCAGTATTGGCCGGGGGTTCGCCGGTTTTCAACGGCGGCACAACTTTGGCCGGGGGCCGATGGGTCACGGTTCTAAAAACCACCGCCAGCCCGGTTCGATCGGGGCGGGAACCACGCCGGGGCGGGTGTATCCTGGGAAACGCATGGCGGGGCAAATGGGCAACCACCGGGTGACGATTAAGGATTTGAGCATCTTTAGGATTGACCCGGAGCGCAATTTAATTTTAATTCGGGGTTCGGTGCCGGGAAAACCGGGGGCATTGGTGAGTGTCACTCCGGCCAAATTTGTGGGAGCGCAGGGGTAA
- the rplX gene encoding 50S ribosomal protein L24 yields the protein MVRRLQPGLVKKLTKQAGIRPHRNGLRYKMHVRQGDTVQVISGDDKGKVGEILRVLPETSRVIVAGVNIRTKHAKPQREGEKGQIVRAEAPLHSSKVMLYSQEKDLASRVCHTYTEDGRKVRMLKKTGELLLPKLKGKGK from the coding sequence ATGGTACGGCGTTTGCAACCGGGGTTGGTGAAAAAACTGACCAAACAGGCGGGGATTCGCCCCCATCGCAACGGCCTGCGCTACAAAATGCACGTGCGCCAGGGGGATACGGTGCAGGTGATCAGCGGCGATGACAAGGGCAAGGTGGGGGAAATTTTGCGGGTACTGCCGGAAACCAGCCGGGTGATTGTGGCGGGGGTAAACATCCGCACCAAGCACGCCAAACCCCAACGGGAGGGGGAAAAAGGGCAAATTGTCCGGGCGGAAGCCCCCCTGCACAGCAGTAAGGTGATGCTCTATTCCCAGGAGAAAGACCTGGCCAGCCGGGTTTGCCACACCTACACCGAGGACGGGCGCAAGGTACGGATGTTGAAAAAAACCGGCGAACTGTTGTTACCCAAATTGAAAGGCAAAGGGAAATAA
- the rpsS gene encoding 30S ribosomal protein S19, which yields MPRSLKKGPFVADHLLTKIEKLNQRNEKQVIKTWSRASTILPEMIGHTIAVYNGKQHVPVYVTDQMVGHKLGEFAPTRTFKGHTKSDKKAKR from the coding sequence ATGCCCCGGTCATTGAAAAAAGGCCCCTTTGTGGCCGACCACCTGCTGACTAAGATTGAGAAACTCAACCAGCGCAACGAAAAGCAGGTGATCAAAACCTGGTCGCGGGCCTCGACAATTTTGCCGGAGATGATCGGCCATACGATTGCGGTTTATAACGGCAAACAACACGTGCCCGTGTATGTCACCGACCAGATGGTGGGGCACAAGTTGGGGGAATTTGCCCCCACCCGCACCTTCAAGGGGCATACCAAAAGTGACAAAAAAGCCAAACGCTAG
- the rplD gene encoding 50S ribosomal protein L4: MVALAVKNWQGEVSGEAPLELRVARPETADAIIHRAVVRQLAHARQGTACTKTRSEVRGGGRKPWRQKGTGRARAGSNRSPLWRGGGVIFGPKPRDYELKMNRKERRLALRTALMNRAEQTLVVEDFSEHLPRPKTKEVVQALTRWGANPETKILLIVPETSETLGLSVRNLPRLTLLRADQLNVWDILHCDTLVVTVGALQKIQEVYGDGPVDNA; encoded by the coding sequence ATGGTGGCATTAGCGGTCAAAAATTGGCAGGGTGAGGTCAGCGGCGAAGCTCCCCTGGAATTGCGGGTAGCACGGCCAGAAACGGCGGATGCGATTATCCATCGGGCGGTGGTGCGCCAATTAGCCCATGCCCGTCAAGGCACCGCCTGCACCAAAACCCGCTCGGAAGTGCGGGGGGGGGGACGCAAACCCTGGCGGCAAAAGGGCACGGGTCGCGCCAGAGCCGGTTCCAACCGGTCGCCCCTGTGGCGGGGGGGCGGGGTGATTTTCGGCCCCAAACCCCGGGATTACGAGTTGAAAATGAACCGCAAGGAGCGGCGGCTGGCGTTACGCACCGCTTTGATGAACCGGGCGGAACAAACCCTGGTGGTGGAAGACTTCAGCGAACACCTACCCCGCCCCAAAACCAAGGAAGTGGTGCAGGCGTTGACCCGCTGGGGGGCAAACCCGGAAACCAAAATTCTGCTGATCGTGCCGGAAACCAGTGAAACCTTGGGTTTATCCGTGCGGAATCTGCCCCGGTTGACCCTTTTGCGGGCGGATCAGTTGAATGTGTGGGATATTCTCCACTGCGACACCCTGGTGGTGACCGTGGGGGCTTTGCAAAAAATTCAGGAGGTGTACGGCGATGGGCCGGTTGACAACGCTTAA
- a CDS encoding iron uptake porin, which produces MGGNWLVVCPVIVLWVVAGDAVAEGHPTLQRSEQYYVEPGIMNQAQVTAVADFLDVQPTDWAFLALQSLVERYGCIGGYPTHPAIYQGQRPITRYEFAAGLHACLERVNGLLKTAVEPFVTQEDLVILQKLQAEFAAELAMMRGRVDALDARTATLEAQQFSTVTKLRSEIILAAYGVNDAGIAYNRIENALLRGNRRFTGATSAGATRGVVIPGAPFGVKASAANQLALGYRVRMNFNTSLTGTDLLRLRLQTGDLGNLNGATGTNQTRLGFDNNNGGNVIVDKLEYRFSFQTGRGRVTIAGLGMEPDDFFDVYTPISSPGSGAISRFGRYNPLFYRIGGNAGTGVFMDYQFRDGVQLGASFLGNHPATGGIPGTSGSGFNPDLGLFGSNYTVNVLLGLEPRRDFKFGLGYVHSYSENVTQPGGTAAAGINLSGSTGTDLAVNPFNPAGTPGLAPLSRTGVQFDTINLMFQWQALPQFILAGWFSYGWVRGQSDAPALPAQGTRQANILTTALQFIFPNPLGRTGDRVALILGIPPYVRASRWNGGTLGTGNNIPAGVAGAQKLNLRDTAMPVHFEGFYLFQVNRFMSITPGAFVVLNPNGQASNNPLAVYTVRTTFSF; this is translated from the coding sequence ATGGGCGGGAATTGGCTGGTGGTTTGCCCGGTTATTGTGCTATGGGTCGTCGCTGGGGATGCGGTTGCCGAGGGGCATCCCACCTTACAACGGTCGGAACAGTATTATGTCGAACCTGGGATCATGAACCAAGCTCAGGTGACGGCGGTAGCGGATTTTTTGGATGTGCAACCGACGGACTGGGCGTTTTTGGCTCTGCAATCTTTGGTGGAGCGGTATGGGTGCATCGGCGGCTATCCCACCCATCCTGCTATCTATCAAGGGCAACGGCCAATCACGCGCTATGAATTTGCCGCCGGTTTGCATGCTTGTTTGGAGCGGGTCAATGGATTACTTAAAACGGCGGTCGAACCGTTCGTGACTCAGGAAGATTTAGTGATCCTGCAAAAACTGCAAGCGGAGTTTGCCGCTGAGTTGGCGATGATGCGGGGACGGGTGGATGCCCTGGATGCCCGCACCGCTACGTTGGAAGCGCAACAGTTTTCCACCGTGACCAAGCTCCGCAGTGAAATTATTTTGGCGGCCTATGGGGTGAATGATGCGGGGATTGCCTACAACCGAATTGAGAATGCGTTGCTACGGGGCAATCGCCGTTTTACCGGGGCAACTTCGGCGGGGGCAACCCGGGGCGTTGTCATCCCCGGCGCACCCTTTGGGGTCAAAGCCAGTGCGGCGAATCAGTTGGCTCTGGGGTATCGGGTACGGATGAATTTTAATACCAGCTTGACCGGCACAGACCTGTTGCGACTCCGTTTGCAAACGGGTGATCTGGGGAATTTGAACGGGGCGACTGGCACCAATCAAACGCGCCTGGGCTTTGATAATAACAATGGCGGCAATGTGATTGTGGACAAGCTGGAGTATCGTTTTTCCTTCCAAACAGGGCGGGGGCGGGTTACAATCGCTGGCCTGGGGATGGAACCGGATGATTTTTTTGATGTTTACACGCCGATCAGTAGTCCAGGGAGTGGTGCCATTTCCCGATTTGGTCGCTATAATCCTCTGTTTTACCGCATTGGTGGTAATGCGGGAACCGGTGTTTTTATGGATTACCAATTCCGGGATGGGGTGCAACTGGGTGCCAGTTTTTTGGGAAATCACCCGGCTACGGGGGGCATTCCGGGAACTTCGGGGAGTGGGTTTAATCCGGATTTGGGTTTATTCGGTTCCAATTACACGGTGAATGTGCTCCTGGGGCTAGAACCCCGGCGCGATTTCAAGTTTGGCCTGGGTTATGTGCATAGTTACAGTGAAAATGTCACCCAACCGGGGGGCACGGCGGCGGCGGGGATCAATCTTTCTGGGAGTACGGGGACGGACTTGGCGGTGAATCCGTTTAACCCGGCGGGTACACCGGGGTTGGCTCCCCTCAGCCGCACGGGGGTGCAGTTTGATACCATCAATTTGATGTTTCAGTGGCAGGCCTTGCCCCAGTTTATCCTGGCGGGTTGGTTCAGCTATGGTTGGGTGCGGGGACAAAGTGATGCCCCCGCCTTGCCTGCCCAGGGAACTCGACAGGCAAATATACTAACAACTGCTTTGCAATTTATTTTTCCTAACCCCTTGGGTCGGACGGGAGACCGGGTGGCTTTGATCCTGGGGATTCCTCCCTATGTGCGTGCCAGTCGTTGGAATGGGGGTACGCTGGGCACGGGGAATAACATTCCGGCGGGGGTGGCGGGAGCCCAGAAATTGAATCTGCGGGATACGGCGATGCCAGTGCATTTCGAGGGTTTTTATCTATTTCAAGTCAATCGGTTTATGAGCATTACGCCAGGGGCATTTGTAGTGCTGAATCCCAATGGTCAGGCCAGCAATAACCCACTGGCGGTCTATACGGTGCGGACGACGTTTAGCTTCTAG
- the rplB gene encoding 50S ribosomal protein L2, producing MPLRLYRPLTPGTRERSVADFAEITKTQPEKSLLTHRHSPKGRNNRGVITTRHRGGGHKQLYRIVDFRRDKRGIPAKVAAIEYDPNRNARLALLYYRDGEKRYILHPRKLLVGATVIAGPDAPIEIGNALPLSNIPLGTEVHNVELVPGKGAQMVRSAGASAQVVAKDGDFVALKLPSGEVRLFRREGYATIGQVGNVEHNNITLGKAGRKRWLGRRPEVRGVVMNPVDHPHGGGEGRAPIGRSAPVTPWGKPALGRKTRKRNKPSNKLIIRRRKGRN from the coding sequence ATGCCCTTACGTCTCTATCGCCCATTAACGCCAGGCACCCGGGAACGGTCGGTTGCGGATTTTGCCGAAATTACCAAAACCCAGCCGGAAAAATCCCTCCTCACCCACCGCCATTCCCCTAAGGGGCGCAACAACCGCGGGGTGATCACCACCCGGCACCGGGGCGGCGGGCATAAGCAGTTGTATCGGATCGTGGATTTTCGCCGGGACAAGCGGGGGATTCCCGCCAAGGTCGCCGCCATCGAATACGACCCCAACCGCAACGCCCGTCTGGCTCTGCTCTACTACCGGGATGGGGAAAAGCGGTACATTTTGCATCCCCGCAAATTGCTGGTGGGGGCGACGGTGATCGCCGGCCCCGATGCCCCGATTGAGATTGGCAATGCCCTGCCCCTGAGCAACATTCCTTTGGGTACCGAGGTGCATAACGTGGAACTGGTGCCGGGTAAGGGTGCCCAGATGGTGCGGAGTGCGGGTGCCAGTGCCCAGGTGGTCGCCAAAGACGGGGATTTTGTCGCCCTGAAATTGCCCTCCGGGGAAGTGCGCCTGTTCCGGCGGGAGGGCTACGCCACCATCGGTCAGGTGGGCAATGTGGAACACAACAACATCACCCTGGGCAAAGCCGGTCGCAAACGTTGGCTGGGTCGCCGTCCCGAAGTGCGGGGCGTGGTGATGAACCCGGTGGATCACCCCCACGGGGGCGGTGAGGGGCGGGCACCCATTGGCCGCAGTGCCCCGGTTACCCCCTGGGGGAAACCGGCCTTGGGGCGCAAAACCCGCAAGCGCAACAAACCCAGCAATAAGCTCATTATCCGTCGTCGGAAAGGGAGGAACTAG
- the rpsC gene encoding 30S ribosomal protein S3, whose product MGQKTHPVGFRLGITREHQSRWFAPHRQYPELLQEDQKIRQFVMKKLGKAAIARVQIQRKADQIELAIHTGRPGVVVGQRGAGIEALRKDMEKLLGRQQVKIRVVEINKVDAEAPLLADYIVEQLEKRVAFRRAVKQAIQRAQRAEVQGIKIMVAGRLNGAEIARSEWVREGRVPLQTLRADIDFAQRTAKTIYGILGVKVWVFRGEVVPGVQETPAVRTGKPAAARPPRRRQQFEDRSGAEVQE is encoded by the coding sequence ATGGGACAAAAAACGCATCCGGTGGGGTTTCGGTTGGGGATTACCCGGGAGCACCAGTCCCGCTGGTTTGCCCCCCACCGCCAGTACCCGGAACTTTTGCAGGAAGACCAAAAAATCCGCCAGTTCGTGATGAAAAAATTGGGGAAAGCCGCCATTGCCCGGGTGCAAATCCAACGCAAGGCCGACCAGATCGAACTGGCGATCCACACCGGTCGCCCGGGGGTGGTGGTCGGTCAACGGGGCGCCGGGATCGAAGCCCTCCGCAAGGATATGGAAAAACTGTTGGGGCGGCAACAGGTGAAAATCCGGGTGGTGGAAATCAACAAAGTTGACGCAGAAGCCCCCCTGCTGGCGGATTACATCGTGGAGCAGTTGGAAAAACGGGTCGCCTTCCGGCGGGCAGTGAAGCAGGCCATCCAACGGGCACAACGGGCGGAAGTCCAAGGCATCAAAATCATGGTGGCCGGACGGCTGAATGGGGCGGAAATTGCCCGTAGTGAATGGGTGCGCGAAGGCCGGGTGCCCCTGCAAACCCTGCGCGCCGACATTGACTTCGCCCAGCGTACCGCCAAAACCATCTACGGCATTTTGGGGGTGAAGGTGTGGGTATTTCGGGGAGAAGTGGTGCCCGGTGTCCAGGAAACTCCCGCCGTGCGTACCGGCAAACCCGCCGCCGCCCGTCCCCCCCGCCGCCGCCAGCAGTTTGAAGACCGTTCCGGTGCCGAGGTACAGGAGTAG
- the rplV gene encoding 50S ribosomal protein L22, which produces MATEGPEVRAVLSFTRLAPNKVRRVLDQIRGLSYREALMILEFMPYRPCGPVMQLLRSAAANAEHNNGLDRTKLVITQATADGGPVLKRFQPRARGQAYRIHKPTCHIVIGVRERADNQGEEE; this is translated from the coding sequence ATTGCCACGGAAGGCCCGGAAGTGCGTGCGGTGTTGAGCTTTACCCGCTTGGCTCCCAACAAGGTGCGGCGGGTGTTGGATCAGATTCGGGGGCTGAGCTACCGGGAAGCCCTGATGATCCTGGAATTTATGCCCTACCGTCCCTGCGGGCCGGTGATGCAGTTATTGCGCTCGGCGGCGGCCAATGCCGAGCATAATAACGGCCTAGACCGCACCAAATTGGTGATTACCCAGGCGACGGCGGATGGCGGGCCGGTACTCAAACGCTTTCAACCGCGGGCGCGGGGGCAAGCCTACCGGATTCACAAACCCACCTGCCATATCGTCATCGGTGTGCGGGAACGGGCGGACAACCAAGGGGAGGAGGAATAA
- the rplP gene encoding 50S ribosomal protein L16 — translation MLSPKRTKFRKQQRGNRRGAACRGNTLVFGDYGLQAQAPAWITARQIEACRRAMNRCIKRVGKIWIRIFPDKPVTVRPAETRMGSGKGSPEFWVAVVKPGTILFEMGDGVPESVAREAMRLAAYKLPIKTKFISRSPQEVPSDGVPQDV, via the coding sequence ATGCTCAGCCCAAAACGTACCAAGTTTCGTAAACAACAACGGGGCAACCGCCGGGGAGCCGCCTGCCGGGGGAACACGCTTGTCTTCGGGGATTATGGCCTGCAAGCCCAAGCCCCGGCGTGGATTACCGCCCGCCAGATTGAAGCCTGCCGCCGCGCCATGAACCGGTGTATCAAGCGGGTGGGCAAAATCTGGATTCGGATTTTTCCCGACAAACCCGTCACCGTGCGCCCCGCCGAAACCCGCATGGGTTCCGGGAAAGGTTCCCCCGAATTTTGGGTGGCGGTGGTCAAACCGGGCACAATTTTGTTTGAAATGGGCGATGGGGTGCCGGAAAGCGTCGCCCGGGAAGCCATGCGGTTGGCGGCCTACAAATTGCCGATCAAAACCAAGTTTATTAGCCGTTCCCCCCAGGAGGTGCCCAGCGATGGCGTTCCCCAAGATGTCTGA
- a CDS encoding allophanate hydrolase-related protein, translating into MTAAQIPLAVVGAHLTGQPLNGQLQELHARLVRTCTTAPIYRLYALSGGSIPKPGLIRQGAGELGYAIELEVWEMSPAGFGLFVAQIPSPLGIGTLILEDGTAVKGFLCEPFALVSALDISHLGGWRAYVASLKPP; encoded by the coding sequence ATGACGGCAGCGCAGATACCCCTAGCCGTGGTGGGTGCCCATCTGACCGGCCAACCCCTGAACGGCCAACTCCAGGAATTGCACGCCCGGTTGGTGCGTACCTGTACCACCGCTCCCATCTACCGTTTGTACGCCCTCAGTGGCGGTAGCATCCCCAAACCCGGTTTGATTCGCCAGGGGGCAGGTGAACTGGGGTATGCCATTGAACTAGAGGTGTGGGAAATGTCCCCGGCTGGTTTTGGCCTATTTGTGGCGCAAATTCCCTCGCCCTTGGGGATTGGCACATTAATTTTAGAGGATGGCACCGCCGTAAAAGGGTTTTTGTGTGAACCCTTTGCCCTGGTGTCTGCGCTGGATATTTCCCACCTGGGGGGCTGGCGGGCGTATGTGGCCAGCTTAAAGCCCCCCTAG
- a CDS encoding ABC transporter ATP-binding protein gives MFLQVRQLSKHFPTRRGVLVALEDINFTVAQGEFVCAVGASGSGKSTLLRQIAGLDQPTQGGVWIDGQRVTGPGADRGMVFQHYTLYPWMTVQANVEFGLKLHGIPRRCRREQVRYYLEVVGLTPFSEALPRQLSGGMKQRVAIARALAAEPRILLLDEPFGALDLHTRETMHEFMVNLWQRTQLTVFMITHDVEEAVFLANRILALSAHPGRICQEIRVELPDRSLGVMGIKRHPRFHDYRDELMRLLRHQGQTDSPVPALVV, from the coding sequence ATGTTTCTCCAGGTGCGTCAGTTGAGCAAACATTTTCCCACCCGCCGGGGGGTGCTGGTGGCGTTGGAAGATATTAATTTCACCGTGGCGCAGGGGGAGTTTGTCTGTGCGGTGGGGGCTTCGGGTTCGGGAAAGTCAACGCTCCTAAGGCAGATTGCTGGCCTAGACCAACCGACCCAGGGGGGGGTGTGGATTGATGGGCAAAGGGTAACTGGGCCGGGGGCAGACCGGGGGATGGTTTTCCAGCATTACACGCTGTACCCGTGGATGACGGTGCAGGCGAATGTGGAATTTGGCCTGAAATTGCACGGGATTCCCCGGCGCTGTCGGCGGGAGCAGGTGCGTTATTACCTGGAGGTGGTGGGTTTGACCCCCTTTAGTGAGGCTCTGCCCCGGCAATTGTCCGGGGGGATGAAACAACGGGTGGCGATTGCCCGGGCGTTGGCGGCGGAACCGCGGATTTTGTTACTGGATGAACCGTTTGGGGCGTTGGATTTGCATACGCGAGAAACCATGCACGAATTTATGGTGAACCTGTGGCAACGTACGCAGCTAACCGTGTTTATGATTACCCATGATGTGGAGGAGGCGGTGTTTTTGGCGAATCGCATTTTGGCTTTGAGTGCTCACCCGGGGCGGATTTGCCAGGAAATTCGGGTGGAGTTACCCGACCGGTCACTGGGGGTAATGGGGATCAAACGGCACCCCCGCTTCCACGACTATCGGGATGAGTTGATGCGCTTACTGCGACACCAGGGGCAAACGGATTCCCCGGTGCCAGCTTTGGTGGTTTGA